The Watersipora subatra chromosome 1, tzWatSuba1.1, whole genome shotgun sequence genome has a window encoding:
- the LOC137400354 gene encoding uncharacterized protein, translating into MMARRSAPSVLQHANDSAKLTPETPRSVRCRLCKQPPVEPTHLNCKHTFCYQCLYAYVERGRYMNSLDFPCPHCRKLSAPPWGTWHLSHKVTDRSHDELYQTWRYEAMCDNCACDGLYATAGRHCSQCNIHLCDTCAFAHSVMPDTRNHGITTQVSKIGSVSKVIGENEDVSTGKYMGGNEYISLRRDWM; encoded by the exons atgatggCTAGGCGCTCAGCTCCATCGGTGCTGCAGCATGCAAATGACTCTGCCAAACTCACACCAGAAACTCCAAGGTCTGTTCGATGTCGACTCTGTAAACAACCACCTGTCGAGCCGACTCATCTTAATTGCAAGCACACTTTCTGCTATCAGTGTCTCTATGCCTATGTAGAGCGAGGTCGATACATGAACAGTCTGGACTTTCCTTGTCCACACTGCAGAAAATTAAGTGCACCTCCTTGGGGCACGTGGCACCTCAGTCACAAG GTAACTGATCGGTCACACGATGAACTCTATCAGACCTGGAGGTACGAAGCCATGTGTGACAACTGCGCGTGTGATGGACTCTATGCGACGGCAGGCAGACACTGCAGTCAATGTAATATACACCTGTGTGATACGTGTGCTTTTGCCCATTCCGTGATGCCAGACACTCGCAATCATGGCATCACCACACAAGTTAGCAAAATAGGCAGCGTGAGTAAGGTTATTGGAGAAAACGAAGATGTTAGTACGGGTAAATATATGGGTGGCAATGAGTATATTTCTTTGAGGAGAGACTGGATGTAA
- the LOC137400308 gene encoding calumenin-like, which produces MKLYINTAVIGVLCLASVSASAIRNRANDKRTKEKELSEHAHNEGAEHNAQYDHEAFLGREQAMQFDHYSPEESKEKLKPIVIKIDKDKDGFVSEKELVNWIRYIQKSYVTQDSKTQWTGYDKSETDTISWEEYERRTFGDHAEEFNDKLREARRFNVADTNYDGVLSFTEFVDFLHPEDVEHMREIVVMETIEDIDQDGDGLITEAEYIGDMYPKRDEDEPDWVKTEREHFSKWRDLNKDGVMDKEEVKNWIMPDDYDHAEAESKHLIYETDMNKDGKLSMEEILERAPLYVGSQVTDFGEALSKSHDEF; this is translated from the exons ATGAAGCTGTATATTAATACAGCTGTAATTGGAGTTCTCTGTTTGGCATCTGTAAGCGCATCAGCCATTCGAAATAGGGCAAATGATAAACGGACGAAAGAAAAG GAGCTGAGTGAGCATGCTCATAATGAAGGTGCAGAGCATAATGCTCAGTACGACCATGAAGCATTCCTTGGTAGAGAGCAGGCAATGCAATTTGATCATTACTCTCCAGAAGAAAGCAAAGAGAAACTCAA ACCAATCGTAATCAAAATAGACAAAGATAAAGACGGTTTCGTCTCAGAGAAAGAGCTTGTCAATTGGATAAGATATATTCAGAAGTCGTATGTGACACAAGACTCAAAGACTCAATGGACTGGCTATGATAAGAGTGAAACCGACACCATTTCATGGGAGGAATATGAAAGACGCACCTTTGGTGATCACGCTGAAG AGTTCAACGACAAACTTAGAGAGGCTCGGCGGTTTAACGTTGCGGACACCAACTACGACGGCGTGCTCTCTTTTACGGAGTTTGTTGACTTTTTGCATCCTGAGGATGTGGAGCATATGAGAGAGATTGTTGTCATGGAGACAATAGAGGATATAGACCAAGATGGCGACGGATTGATCACAGAAGCTGAGTATATCG GTGACATGTACCCAAAGCGTGATGAGGATGAACCAGACTGGGTGAAGACCGAGCGGGAGCACTTTAGCAAATGGAGGGATCTGAACAAGGATGGTGTGATGGATAAAGAAGAGGTGAAAAACTGGATCATGCCGGATGACTACGACCATGCGGAGGCGGAGAGTAAGCACCTTATATACGAGACAGATATGAATAAG GATGGCAAGTTGTCAATGGAGGAAATCTTGGAGAGGGCCCCTCTCTACGTTGGAAGTCAAGTTACAGACTTTGGAGAAGCGTTGTCAAAGTCTCATGATGAGTTTTAA
- the LOC137388764 gene encoding glutamate receptor-interacting protein 1-like has protein sequence MRCDCLQLGDYITVINGIHTEKLKHDELVTLIKNTGSLIHIQVEFALPPRAPQSAFTVKCKKTCVSLTKDDESIGLVIRGGVHAVSNKSRPLTVTYVRAGGAADRDGIIRSGDRIVTINGVTVISATVEAARRLISESSCVVVIVIEYDIAVMESVQNAEGPLLVEITRSVGSHLGIAVSQQIVQGKSVHIIETVYTGSIAERSGALHAGDHLLAIDGTDLGHMSAAEVEHFLVTGESKVIQLEILPVGHLMKEQPSTISEVPQANPSIAALSCQLNASFYSVFSEEQNPLPLRQASSALSRRRCPPSTAPSHRCTSIRSFGGSGGGQSILCHEETMAVSLFSNHIGLGIVLHSSVAPGDFLDSPPFIGNLVANGSAERCGVIQEGDRVVAINGGELIGYTLDECKHLLDRSKGRCDLVISFDVADDNLPGNSTYQVKLLKRGGTLGISLSGSDSSERQGLIFVSEVKKGSPAYRSGAVHSGDELLSIDNISLSSIQVEDACQILQNTDDVVKLKLRKASKEVSLDATLVFTVEIPKQNNSIGLTISGREQPNHPITISEILPGGMVDRVGALHVGDRIISINGKPLKDQTVSFAIKQLQYGGDLISLTVSRDKDKSGSSLNANPRVQDQHSGQSKDSAVDSWDSQQISPLIQKQGKSNDGRSWNKMISELENLGQMEKNSPSDLTAHSNKQQRSSTSSPHSHKLKIHIPKTPELSTSVFPLTIHIHRDLHETFGFGLSNIMRGGHEGCYIKAVGVNSPAEKGGLRKYDRLLQVNDVDVRSHNCNDIVPIIEVAGTTLTLVVKRSRSDSCSINSGSAVSSQSSSADNISYAQ, from the exons ATGAG GTGTGATTGCCTACAACTCGGTGACTACATCACGGTGATCAACGGAATACACACTGAGAAACTTAAACACGATGAGCTTGTTACACTTATAAAAAATACTGGATCTCTTATTCATATACAAGTGGAGTTTGCACTGCCACCTCGAG CCCCACAGAGTGCCTTTACTGTCAAATGCAAGAAAACCTGTGTGTCCTTGACAAAAGATGATGAAAGCATTGGATTAGTGATACGAGGGGGTGTGCATGCCGTTAGCAACAAGTCAAGGCCGCTTACTGTTACATACGTCAGAGCTGGAGGAGCAGCAGATCG GGATGGAATAATAAGATCAGGAGACAGGATTGTTACTATTAATGGTGTGACGGTCATATCAGCGACGGTAGAGGCAGCCAGACGGCTCATTTCTGAGAGCAGCTGCGTTGTTGTCATAGTAATTGAGTATGACATAGCCGTCATGG AGTCGGTGCAGAATGCTGAAGGTCCGTTGTTGGTGGAGATAACTCGCAGTGTAGGCAGCCACCTAGGTATTGCTGTCTCTCAGCAGATCGTTCAGGGCAAATCTGTTCATATCATTGAGACTGTCTACACCGGCAGCATTGCAGAGAG GTCAGGAGCGTTGCATGCCGGTGACCACCTGCTTGCCATTGATGGCACCGATTTGGGACACATGTCCGCTGCCGAGGTGGAACATTTTCTTGTTACCGGAGAATCAAAAGTGATACAGCTCGAGATCCTACCTGTCGGACACCTCATGAAAGAGCAACCATCGACTATCTCTGAGGTTCCACAGGCCAATCCATCCATAG CTGCGCTGTCTTGTCAGCTGAATGCAAGCTTCTACAGTGTGTTTAGCGAGGAGCAGAATCCACTTCCTCTCAGGCAGGCTAGCTCCGCTTTGTCACGCAGGCGATGTCCGCCCAGTACTGCTCCCTCACACAGGTGTACCTCAATTCGCTCTTTCG GTGGCTCCGGGGGAGGCCAGAGCATATTGTGTCATGAGGAGACAATGGCTGTTTCGTTGTTTTCCAATCATATTGGTCTTGGCATTGTGTTGCACAGCAGTGTTGCTCCTGGTGACTTTCTTGACTCACCACCTTTTATAGGCAATCTAGTCGCCAACGGGAGTGCGGAAAG atGTGGAGTTATCCAAGAGGGTGATAGAGTTGTGGCTATCAACGGAGGAGAGTTGATTGGCTACACCCTAGATGAGTGCAAGCACTTACTTGACAGGAGCAAAGGTCGATGTGATTTGGTTATCTCCTTTGATGTAGCAG ATGACAATCTGCCTGGTAATTCCACATATCAAGTTAAGCTCCTTAAACGAGGAGGAACTTTGGGTATCAGCCTCTCTGGCAGTGATTCGTCTGAGAGGCAAGGTTTGATATTTGTATCAGAGGTGAAAAAAGGCAGTCCTGCATACAG GTCTGGAGCAGTGCACAGCGGTGATGAGTTGCTAAGCATTGATAACATTAGTCTGAGCTCCATCCAGGTTGAGGATGCGTGTCAGATCCTGCAGAACACAGATGATGTTGTTAAACTCAAGCTAAGAAAGGCCTCTAAAG AAGTCTCTTTAGATGCTACTCTAGTATTCACTGTGGAGATTCCTAAGCAGAACAACTCGATTGGTTTAACCATCTCAGGGAGGGAACAGCCCAACCACCCAATAACTATTTCTGAAATTCTGCCTGGTGGTATGGTTGATCG GGTTGGGGCACTTCACGTTGGTGACCGTATCATATCCATAAATGGGAAGCCACTCAAAGACCAAACTGTTTCCTTTGCCATAAAGCAACTGCAGTATGGAGGAGATCTCATCTCTCTGACAGTCTCGAGAGATAAAG ACAAATCAGGCTCAAGTTTGAATGCCAATCCCAGG GTTCAAGACCAACATTCGGGCCAGAGTAAGGACAGCGCTGTCGATTCATGGGACAGCCAACAAATATCACCCTTAATTCAAAAGCAAG GAAAGAGCAATGATGGAAGATCATGGAACAAGATGATAAGTGAGTTAGAGAACTTGGGGCAAATGGAAAAGAACAGCCCTTCTGATTTGACTGCTCATTCAAATAAACAACAAAGATCATCCACCTCATCACCGCATAGCCACAAGCTTAAAATTCACATACCCAAAACACCG GAGCTTTCAACCAGTGTCTTCCCCCTCACTATACATATCCATCGCGACTTGCACGAAACCTTCGGTTTTGGGCTGAGCAACATAATGCGTGGGGGTCATGAAGGTTGCTATATAAAAGCTGTTGGAGTGAACAGTCCAGCTGAAAAGGGAGGCCTGAGGAAGTATGATAGGCTTCTACAG